The proteins below come from a single Ahaetulla prasina isolate Xishuangbanna chromosome 16, ASM2864084v1, whole genome shotgun sequence genomic window:
- the LOC131186126 gene encoding torsin-1B-like yields MERPAGLLALAGLLLGALRSAALEPVSVSLAIGAASVLTGYLAKPRFYCAFVECCPPDDHRPDPAALQQSLEERLFGQHLAQEVILKALTGFIHNSNPKKPLVLSLHGWAGTGKNFVSQIIAENLYPAGLKSTFVHLFLSTLHFPHEHLVPLYKDQLQKWIRGNVSSCAKSVFIFDEMDKLHPGLIDAIKPFLDYYEQIDGVSYRRAIFIFLSNAGGDLITRVALEFWKSGREREQIQLKDLEVVLSLGVFNNRNSGLWHSSLIDRNLIDYFVPFLPLEYKHVKMCIRAEMKSRGNFVDEEIVEKVAREMTFFPKDEKIYSDKGCKTVQTKLDFY; encoded by the exons ATGGAGCGGCCGGCGGGGCTGCTGGCGTTGGCGGGGCTGCTGCTGGGGGCGCTGCGGTCGGCGGCGCTGGAGCCGGTCAGCGTCAGCCTGGCCATCGGGGCGGCCTCCGTGCTGACCGGCTACCTGGCCAAGCCCCGCTTCTACTGCGCCTTCGTGGAGTGCTGCCCCCCGGACGACCACCGCCCCGACCCCGCAG CCCTGCAGCAGTCCCTGGAGGAGAGGCTCTTCGGCCAGCACTTGGCCCAAGAGGTCATCCTGAAGGCGCTGACCGGCTTCATCCACAACTCCAACCCGAAGAAGCCGCTGGTCCTCTCGCTGCACGGCTGGGCCGGGACGGGCAAAAACTTTGTCAGCCAGATCATCGCCGAGAACCTTTACCCGGCCGGGCTGAAGAGCACCTTCGTGCACCTCTTTCTTTCCACGCTGCATTTCCCGCACGAGCACCTGGTCCCTCTCTACAAG GACCAGCTGCAGAAATGGATCCGGGGTAACGTCAGCAGCTGCGCGAAGTCCGTCTTCATCTTCGACGAAATGGATAAATTGCACCCGGGGCTGATCGACGCCATCAAACCCTTCCTGGATTACTACGAGCAGATCGACGGCGTGTCGTATCGGAGAGCCATCTTCATTTTCCTCAG CAACGCGGGAGGCGACCTGATCACCAGAGTGGCACTAGAGTTTTGGAAGAGCGGCCGAGAGAGGGAACAGATCCAGCTGAAAGATTTGGAAGTGGTCTTGTCCTTGGGCGTTTTCAACAACCGGAACA GCGGCCTGTGGCACAGCAGCCTGATCGACCGAAACCTCATCGATTACTTCGTGCCTTTCCTTCCCTTGGAGTACAAGCACGTCAAAATGTGTATCCGGGCGGAGATGAAATCGCGCGGCAACTTCGTCGACGAAGAGATCGTCGAAAAGGTGGCCCGAGAgatgacttttttccccaaagacGAGAAGATTTACTCCGACAAAGGCTGTAAAACCGTGCAGACTAAGCTGGATTTCTATTAA